The following proteins are encoded in a genomic region of [Eubacterium] hominis:
- a CDS encoding HAD-IIB family hydrolase, translated as MKVLASDYDGTLRTGEMVDTKDVEAIHAFREQGNVFGLVTGRSMESIKKEIERNGFEFDFIIANNGGVVYDANFNKLQCLYMDFNKALDIISYIKTLDCVSFVINDGYNRYKVRVDENQIDHKYGDMAEVTNEEEVLDKGKIAQLVISLNDQQMAHEISEYINAEFKGYVVAYPNTHCVDIVPDGVSKAEGLYVIESFMDLEHDDIYTIGDSYNDIPMLKEFHGCAVAHAQADILNAAEHVYDSVADAIVDLQ; from the coding sequence ATGAAGGTATTGGCAAGTGATTATGACGGTACATTACGTACTGGTGAAATGGTAGATACAAAGGATGTAGAGGCAATTCATGCTTTTCGTGAACAGGGAAATGTGTTTGGACTTGTAACTGGAAGAAGTATGGAGTCTATAAAAAAAGAAATTGAAAGAAATGGTTTTGAGTTTGATTTTATTATCGCAAACAATGGTGGTGTGGTTTATGATGCTAACTTCAATAAACTGCAATGCTTATATATGGATTTTAATAAAGCACTGGATATCATTTCTTATATTAAAACACTGGATTGTGTTTCTTTTGTGATTAATGATGGCTATAATCGTTATAAAGTCAGGGTAGATGAAAACCAGATCGATCATAAATATGGCGATATGGCAGAAGTCACCAATGAAGAAGAAGTTTTGGATAAGGGAAAAATTGCACAGCTGGTAATTTCATTAAATGATCAGCAAATGGCACATGAAATCAGTGAATATATCAACGCTGAATTTAAAGGATATGTGGTTGCTTATCCTAACACCCATTGTGTAGATATTGTACCTGATGGAGTTTCCAAGGCAGAAGGACTTTATGTCATAGAAAGCTTTATGGATTTAGAGCATGATGATATTTATACCATTGGAGATTCTTATAATGATATTCCTATGTTGAAGGAATTTCATGGCTGTGCTGTCGCACATGCACAAGCGGATATTTTAAACGCGGCTGAACATGTTTATGATAGTGTAGCGGACGCAATTGTTGATTTACAATGA
- a CDS encoding TIGR00159 family protein yields the protein MFKYLTLNNLLTIIKQLADIGVVWLLFYYLLKIVKNNSRTIQIFKGILVIVIAQWIAGLLGLHTVETLAATIMNWGPLAIIIIFQPEIRNILEKIGKTNVFSPISTLTLNERENLVEELVKACTEMSKTKTGALISLEQGHSLSDYIKTGTPMNSVVSSELLCSIFQYGTPLHDGAVIIQGVKIACAAAYFPPTTRELPTSYGARHRAAVGISEITDSVTIIVSEETGNISIAQGGKLSVISPAHLHDFLMMIVCQKQGDEVKGEKDVQKEALKESIEANDGKKPGVFAHYFKGKNKRSTKSKDTPENKFTKSKKEDSVDVLQSENVVVDSEIEKLGIADLVETQTDAPLDQLFETIVVDAAKDDEKTQPKKEDGKEEAPKPKKRGRPKKKKDDTEEKDVKETKPKAKSKGRKKKDEFMDDILEAQEIIFDDGSADSSSKKDKEGRK from the coding sequence ATGTTTAAGTACCTTACTCTTAACAACTTATTAACAATTATAAAGCAGCTGGCGGATATTGGGGTTGTCTGGTTGTTGTTTTACTACCTTTTGAAGATTGTAAAAAACAATTCCAGAACGATTCAGATTTTTAAGGGAATCTTAGTCATTGTCATTGCCCAGTGGATTGCAGGACTATTGGGACTACACACAGTCGAAACACTGGCTGCGACAATTATGAATTGGGGACCGTTGGCGATTATTATTATCTTCCAGCCGGAAATTCGTAATATTTTAGAGAAAATTGGAAAGACGAATGTTTTTTCACCAATCTCTACTTTAACGCTGAATGAGCGTGAAAATCTAGTAGAAGAGCTGGTAAAGGCCTGTACAGAAATGTCAAAGACAAAGACAGGAGCTTTGATTTCTTTGGAACAAGGGCATTCATTAAGTGATTATATCAAGACGGGAACACCAATGAATTCTGTAGTATCCAGTGAACTATTATGTTCTATTTTCCAATATGGAACACCGCTTCATGATGGTGCTGTTATTATTCAGGGTGTAAAAATCGCATGTGCTGCCGCTTATTTCCCACCTACTACAAGAGAATTGCCAACCAGTTATGGCGCAAGACATCGTGCTGCGGTTGGTATTAGTGAAATTACTGATTCAGTGACAATTATTGTCAGTGAAGAAACAGGTAATATTTCTATTGCTCAGGGTGGAAAGCTTTCTGTTATTTCACCTGCTCATCTGCATGATTTCTTGATGATGATTGTATGTCAGAAACAGGGCGATGAAGTAAAAGGTGAAAAAGATGTACAGAAGGAAGCATTAAAAGAAAGTATTGAAGCAAATGATGGCAAGAAACCAGGGGTATTTGCACATTACTTTAAAGGCAAGAATAAACGCTCTACAAAGAGTAAAGATACACCAGAAAACAAGTTTACCAAGAGTAAGAAAGAAGATTCTGTGGATGTACTACAAAGTGAAAATGTGGTTGTGGACAGCGAAATCGAAAAACTTGGTATTGCGGATCTGGTAGAAACACAAACAGATGCGCCACTTGATCAGCTGTTTGAAACAATCGTTGTGGATGCGGCTAAGGATGATGAAAAGACACAGCCTAAAAAAGAAGATGGCAAGGAAGAAGCACCTAAGCCGAAAAAACGTGGAAGACCAAAGAAGAAAAAAGATGATACTGAGGAAAAAGATGTAAAAGAAACAAAGCCAAAGGCGAAAAGCAAAGGGCGCAAGAAAAAAGATGAATTCATGGATGACATACTAGAAGCACAGGAAATCATATTTGATGATGGAAGTGCGGATTCTTCCTCGAAGAAAGATAAAGAAGGGAGGAAGTAA
- a CDS encoding phosphoglucosamine mutase, producing the protein MGRYFGTDGARGRANDTLTLDMAVKIGQYLGWYYGKENKRHAKILIGKDTRLSSDMFEMGLAAGATSTGAVVYLLGVCPTPSVSFLIQKEQFDCGIMVSASHNPFHDNGIKLFNGEGCKMDPAIEALIEDYIDDKSEIEIAVNEKIGHTISWDEGLELYESWLKSVVDIDLNGMNIALDLANGSATSCAAETLSALGATVEVIHSAPNGININTKCGSTHPQELQRMMKEGNYHVGFAFDGDADRLIAVDEDGNLIDGDHTMYICGCYMHEKGILHDDVVVTTVMSNLGLYHALTAKGIKYEQTAVGDKYVFECMREHGYSVGGEQSGHIIFNEHENTGDGLMTALKLLEIMVNTKKSLKELSEDLFIYPQLLINTPVKDKHKAMEDPELLKVVDEVARELGDEGRILVRPSGTEPLVRVMVEAKTDELCEQYVNQVIDFINAKGL; encoded by the coding sequence ATGGGAAGATATTTTGGTACAGATGGCGCCAGAGGACGCGCTAACGATACACTGACACTTGATATGGCAGTGAAGATCGGTCAGTATTTAGGCTGGTATTATGGAAAAGAAAACAAGCGCCATGCGAAGATTCTGATTGGAAAGGATACACGTTTAAGCAGCGATATGTTTGAAATGGGGCTTGCTGCTGGTGCAACCAGTACAGGTGCAGTTGTGTATCTGTTGGGTGTATGTCCTACGCCTAGTGTTTCCTTCTTGATTCAAAAGGAGCAGTTTGATTGTGGTATTATGGTAAGTGCTAGCCACAATCCATTCCACGATAACGGCATTAAATTATTCAATGGGGAAGGCTGTAAAATGGATCCTGCCATTGAAGCACTGATCGAGGATTATATCGATGACAAGAGTGAAATTGAAATTGCAGTTAATGAGAAAATTGGTCATACGATTTCATGGGATGAAGGATTAGAATTATATGAATCCTGGTTAAAATCCGTTGTAGATATTGATTTAAATGGTATGAACATTGCCTTAGATCTGGCAAATGGTTCTGCGACAAGCTGTGCAGCAGAAACATTATCTGCATTAGGCGCAACAGTAGAAGTCATTCATTCTGCGCCAAATGGTATTAATATCAATACCAAATGTGGTTCTACACATCCTCAAGAGCTACAGAGAATGATGAAGGAAGGCAATTACCATGTTGGTTTTGCTTTTGATGGGGATGCCGATCGTTTGATTGCAGTAGATGAAGATGGTAATCTGATTGATGGTGACCACACGATGTATATTTGTGGATGCTATATGCATGAAAAAGGTATCTTGCATGATGATGTGGTTGTCACAACCGTGATGAGTAACCTTGGCTTATATCACGCCTTAACGGCGAAAGGCATCAAATATGAACAAACAGCTGTTGGCGATAAATATGTATTTGAATGCATGAGAGAACATGGCTATTCTGTTGGTGGAGAACAGAGTGGTCATATCATCTTCAATGAACATGAAAATACTGGGGATGGCTTGATGACAGCATTAAAACTGTTGGAAATCATGGTCAACACAAAGAAATCTTTAAAAGAATTAAGTGAAGATTTATTTATCTATCCACAGTTACTAATCAACACACCTGTAAAAGATAAACATAAAGCAATGGAAGATCCTGAACTGTTAAAGGTTGTGGATGAAGTTGCGCGTGAATTAGGTGATGAAGGTAGAATTCTGGTCCGCCCAAGTGGTACAGAACCTTTGGTTCGTGTCATGGTAGAGGCGAAAACAGATGAACTTTGCGAACAATATGTAAATCAAGTGATTGATTTCATTAACGCAAAAGGATTATAA
- a CDS encoding response regulator transcription factor: MKKVICVVEDEKAINDLVAQYLKKEGYEVRSYYTYEEASAHVSDDDVHLWILDIMLDDKSGFDLIEEIRLQGKDIPVIFMSARDKEFDRIIGLEKGSDDYITKPFSPKEMVLRVNNVMKRVYKEENNRIMVDGYELDEEQRKVFDHGSEIDLTTKEFDLLMLFIKNKGMAFNRDKILTSVWEENYFGSDRVVDDTLRRLRKKLPNLNIHTIYGYGYRLG, translated from the coding sequence GTGAAAAAAGTGATTTGTGTTGTAGAAGACGAAAAAGCAATCAATGACCTTGTTGCTCAGTATCTGAAAAAAGAAGGTTACGAAGTAAGAAGCTATTATACATACGAAGAAGCAAGTGCACATGTTAGTGATGATGATGTACATTTGTGGATCTTAGATATCATGTTGGATGATAAAAGCGGTTTTGATTTAATTGAAGAAATTCGTTTACAGGGAAAAGATATTCCTGTCATCTTCATGTCTGCCCGTGATAAAGAATTTGACCGTATCATTGGACTGGAGAAAGGTAGTGATGATTATATCACGAAACCATTCTCACCAAAGGAAATGGTATTACGTGTTAACAACGTTATGAAGCGTGTATACAAAGAAGAAAACAACCGTATTATGGTTGATGGATATGAGTTGGATGAGGAACAGCGTAAAGTCTTTGATCATGGAAGTGAAATAGATTTGACCACAAAAGAATTTGATTTGTTAATGCTGTTTATCAAAAATAAAGGAATGGCATTCAACCGTGATAAGATTCTGACAAGTGTCTGGGAAGAAAATTATTTTGGAAGCGACCGTGTTGTGGATGATACCCTTCGTCGTTTGCGTAAAAAACTGCCAAACTTGAATATTCATACCATTTATGGATATGGGTACAGGTTAGGTTAA
- a CDS encoding HAMP domain-containing histidine kinase, producing the protein MKRFNEFIKQLSLTQQLFALIFCFVTFFALFFFVYLNGNVDQVLRGREYDMIKENQETSVALKENTILSGQDKYPVIANVQTISFVIQDGRGYQSSNLGASEAEWECILNDIATMNKKGASEWSGFYPGGKKDSYYYITKVDDNQYLISRSVSSSFDKYKDELVSRVIYITVIVVGFFFIILMMWVITLIHPLNQIRNYIERVKQGKDAELHVNRKDEIGELAEALISMREELRKQEKTKEDMIHNISHDLKAPIATIKSYGESIKDGIYPYETLEKSVDVIIENADRLENKVHSLLFMNRVEYLISQDAEGISSDMKEIVEKVVQANKVIKPEIEFITDLEEVWFDGLAEPWRVAVENIVENALRYAKTKIEIHLNEEEGLTIANDGPCMEEDRIKVLFKPYEKGQGGKFGLGLSIVSKVVAANHYEVCGENTEDGVIFRITKPKPEGKKGR; encoded by the coding sequence ATGAAACGTTTTAATGAATTTATCAAACAGTTATCACTAACACAACAGCTGTTCGCATTAATTTTCTGTTTTGTGACATTCTTTGCGCTGTTTTTCTTTGTATATCTGAATGGAAATGTCGATCAGGTATTGCGTGGCAGAGAATATGATATGATCAAAGAAAACCAGGAAACCAGTGTAGCGTTAAAAGAGAATACGATTCTTTCTGGACAGGATAAATATCCTGTCATCGCAAATGTACAGACAATCTCTTTTGTGATTCAGGATGGCAGAGGCTATCAATCATCAAATTTAGGTGCATCAGAAGCAGAATGGGAATGCATTTTAAATGATATTGCCACCATGAATAAAAAAGGTGCCAGTGAATGGAGTGGCTTTTATCCAGGCGGTAAAAAAGATTCTTATTATTATATCACAAAAGTAGATGATAACCAGTATCTGATTTCCCGCAGTGTTTCCAGCAGCTTTGATAAATATAAAGATGAACTGGTCAGCCGTGTCATTTATATTACAGTGATCGTTGTAGGATTCTTTTTCATTATCCTGATGATGTGGGTCATTACTCTGATTCATCCATTAAACCAGATACGTAATTATATTGAGCGTGTCAAACAGGGAAAAGATGCAGAACTGCATGTTAATCGTAAAGATGAGATTGGTGAACTTGCGGAAGCACTCATCAGTATGCGTGAAGAACTGCGTAAACAGGAAAAGACCAAAGAAGATATGATTCATAATATTTCTCATGATTTGAAAGCACCAATTGCGACAATCAAGTCTTATGGGGAAAGTATCAAAGATGGCATTTATCCATATGAAACTTTGGAAAAGAGCGTGGATGTCATTATCGAAAATGCAGATCGATTAGAAAATAAAGTGCATTCTTTATTATTTATGAATCGTGTAGAATATTTGATTTCTCAGGATGCTGAAGGTATTTCTTCTGATATGAAGGAAATCGTGGAAAAAGTTGTACAGGCAAATAAAGTAATCAAACCGGAAATTGAATTTATCACAGATTTAGAAGAAGTGTGGTTTGATGGTTTAGCCGAACCTTGGCGTGTTGCTGTGGAAAACATTGTGGAAAACGCATTGCGCTATGCGAAAACAAAGATAGAAATCCATTTGAATGAAGAAGAAGGATTAACGATTGCCAATGATGGTCCTTGTATGGAAGAGGATCGTATCAAAGTGCTGTTTAAGCCTTATGAAAAAGGACAAGGTGGAAAATTTGGCCTTGGCTTATCCATCGTATCCAAAGTCGTTGCCGCAAACCATTATGAAGTATGTGGTGAAAATACAGAAGATGGTGTAATCTTTAGAATCACAAAACCAAAACCAGAAGGAAAGAAGGGACGTTAG
- a CDS encoding beta-hexosaminidase has translation MEIDGMIEDITSTRIIIKAPKETISMNREKADISGDLIVGNKAHVTYKEQDDDRIAIQIQISSETKSDIDEMIFNMTLEEKVGQMFMVRCPTSEALEAIDTYHMGGYMLFDETISPYTKDQFITNNEAFQRESKISMLIGVDEEGGSVNRLSWYTNYRSQPFASPQTLYQEGGFNRIIEDTKEKDALLKSLQINVNFAPVSDVSTNPSDFIYPRAFGKDAAQTSEYVKTVINTMKTDQMGSVLKHFPGYGNNQDTHTGSSLDKRSYDNFVKQDFLPFEAGIEAGAGSILVSHNIIMAVDENNPASLSPKLHEILRQDLNFDGVIFTDDLFMDAIRKTRGLEEGAIEAVEAGNDMLIIRNYKVQIPAVLRAVKEGTIKEERINESVKRILLWKKQLGLI, from the coding sequence ATGGAAATTGATGGTATGATAGAAGATATTACAAGTACACGTATTATAATTAAAGCCCCGAAAGAAACAATATCTATGAATAGAGAAAAAGCAGATATTAGCGGCGATTTGATTGTAGGTAATAAAGCACATGTGACATATAAGGAACAAGATGATGACAGGATTGCCATACAGATACAAATAAGCAGTGAAACAAAAAGTGATATTGATGAGATGATTTTTAATATGACATTGGAAGAAAAGGTGGGGCAAATGTTTATGGTGCGTTGTCCAACATCTGAGGCGTTAGAAGCAATCGATACATATCATATGGGTGGCTATATGCTATTTGATGAAACGATTTCGCCTTATACAAAAGATCAATTTATCACAAATAATGAAGCTTTTCAAAGAGAAAGCAAGATTTCGATGCTGATTGGAGTAGATGAGGAAGGTGGTAGTGTCAACCGCTTAAGCTGGTATACAAATTATCGATCACAGCCATTTGCATCTCCGCAAACATTGTATCAGGAAGGTGGATTTAATCGCATTATAGAGGATACAAAAGAAAAAGATGCGTTATTGAAATCACTTCAAATCAATGTGAATTTTGCGCCTGTCAGCGATGTATCCACAAACCCATCAGATTTTATATATCCTCGTGCATTTGGAAAAGATGCTGCACAGACTTCAGAGTACGTAAAAACCGTTATAAATACAATGAAAACAGATCAAATGGGAAGTGTACTCAAACATTTTCCAGGGTATGGCAACAATCAGGATACCCATACAGGAAGTTCTCTAGACAAGCGTTCTTATGATAATTTTGTGAAGCAGGATTTTTTACCATTTGAAGCAGGTATAGAAGCTGGGGCAGGATCAATACTTGTATCTCATAATATAATCATGGCAGTGGATGAAAATAATCCAGCGTCTTTATCTCCAAAACTGCATGAAATTCTTCGTCAGGATTTAAATTTTGATGGTGTGATTTTTACAGATGATCTTTTTATGGATGCGATACGTAAAACCAGAGGGCTTGAGGAGGGGGCGATTGAGGCCGTGGAAGCAGGCAATGATATGCTGATTATCCGAAATTATAAAGTCCAGATACCAGCGGTTTTGCGCGCAGTAAAAGAAGGTACGATAAAAGAAGAACGTATCAATGAAAGTGTTAAACGTATTTTGCTTTGGAAAAAACAATTAGGATTAATTTAA